The DNA segment AACTTGAGTTTCTTTTACTTCGCTGTGGATGTCAAGAAGCGTGGAATAAACTTTATCAGAAATTTCTCTGAAGATGGGACCTGCAACCGCATTCGCATAATAAATTCCGTTGGAAGGAGCATTCACCACTACGATGCAAGAATATTTTGGATTGTCCGCAGGAAAATATCCAACGAAAGATGCCTGGTAAGTTTGAGTGTAGTTTCCTTTTTTATTTCCGTAACCGCCACCGCCTTTCGCAATCTGTGCAGTTCCTGTTTTGCCCGCAATTTTGTAATCTGCATTTTTTAAATTGGTCGCTGTTCCTTCGAGAACAACTCCTTCCATCATCTCTTTTGCTTTCTGAATGGTGGAAGCAGATGCAATGTGCGGATGAATTACTTCAGGAGAAAATGCTTTGAGTGCTTTGCCTTGCCTGCGCACTTCACGAACAAAACGCGGCTTCATCATCACGCCATCGTTTGCAACTGCATTGTAAAAAGTTAAAATCTGAAGTGGAGTTAATCGCAACTCATAGCCGAAAGCCATCCACGGAAGAGAATATGCCGACCATCTTTTATCTTTTGTAGATTTTATATCCGGACTTCCTGTTCCTTGTATATCCAGTTCAGGATTCAGATTGATTCCCATTTTATTCAGGCGATCAATAAACTGCTGAGGATTTTTTCCGTAGTATTTATTAATAAGTTTTGCGGTGCCTACATTGGATGAATGCTCAAAAACTTCCTTGACAGAAAGTTTTCTAAGTCCAATTTGATGCGCGTCTTTTACCTGCTGATCGAGAAATTGCCAGATTCCATTTCCAGTATTGATCGTATCGCTCAAACCAAAATATCCGTCTTCCATTCCCGCCATCAGAGAAACTAATTTGAAAGTGGAACCAGGTTCCGTACTTTGCGCTATGGCATAATTGAAATTCTCCGAGTAAGTCGCAGTGTCAATCTTTGAAAGATTAGCAATAGCGCGTATCTCTCCGGTTTTTACTTCCATCAACACAACACATCCCCAGCCCGCCTGATTTTTTTTCAGTTGCTGATAGAGAGCGTTTTCAGCAACGTCCTGGATATTTACATCGAGCGTGGAAACAATATCACAACCGTCCTGCGGTTCAACTTCGTTCTCATCGTTCACAGGCATTTCAACTCCTCCGGCAATTTTTCTCACGAGACGCTTTCCTCCAATTCCGGTCAACTGTGGATTAAATGAACCTTCAAGTCCGATCGGCTTGGCATTCTCTCTGCAATTTCCAATCGTGCGTGAAGCAAGAAGTTTGAAAGGAAGTTCGCGCAAACCTTTCTGCGTATAGATCAATCCGCCTTTGTATCTGCCTTTTCTGAAGAGCGGGAAAGTTTTTAACTGCTGAAGTTCTTTGTATGAAATATTTTCGCGAAGCATGTAATATCTGTCTCCGGAATTTTTCGCGCTGATGAGAAGATGTTTGAACTGCGGTTTTGTTTTGTCGGGAAAAATATTCGAGAGGCAAAGTGAAAGCGAATCCAAATTATCTTCAAACACATCATCGGTGATTGCGTCCGCGCTCATATCCACAGCCACATCATAATAAGGAAGAGAAGTTGCAAGCAACTGCCCGTTCACATCGAAAATATTTCCACGCATTGCTTCGATGTTGGCGAAATGAAGCGTGAGTTCATTCTGGCGCTCTTTCCAATACTGCCCTTCACCAATCTGAATTTTCACTACGCGCGCAATGATGAAACAGGCAATGAGGAAAATAAAAATGTACACTAAGTAAATTCTCCAGAGTATGTCTTTTCTGATGTCTAGTGCCATAACTTTAAATACAAGTAGGCAGAAGCAGGAGGCAGAGGCGCTCAAATCCCTTTCGGCAAAAACTTTTCAGGATTATCCGCCATGCTTCCCAGCATTCTTCCTACTTTTTCGTATTGTTGATTTAGATTTGTTTTTATTTCTTCATTTATATATTGACAGTCCTTTGAAAATTTCAACCACTCAATTGTTTCGGTGCATTCTTCATCTGCGTCAGTCATCTTGCTTGAAAAATGTTTGGGATATTTTCTTCTTCGGTATCCTGAAGCAATGTTTACAGATACTGAGCGAGAAGACCTTCTTATCTGGTCAGTCAAAGAATATTTTTCTTCTTTCGGAAAAGTTTTTGTGATTTCGAAAATCTCCATTGCCAATCTGTAAGCCATTTGATAAACTGTCAGCCCTGTGTATCCTTTATCTGATATTTCTTTTTTGTCCTGCATTATTCTTGTTTTGTATTTGACTGCCCACCGCCACTGCCTCCCGCTTCTTTTCTAATCTTGACTACTATTTTCTTCGGTGGCACAGTAGATTCTTTTAATCCAAGAGGTAAAGAAGCCCTCGCCACTTCGCTCTGGTTGCTCATGAACATGAGTTCAGATTTCGTAGTGATGTATTCCGATTTGAGTTCTTTGAGTTCGGTGTTGATCCGGCTGATTTCCCGAACGGATTTTTCAGCGAGGTATCCGTTGGCGATATAACCAAGTCCGATAAGAGTTAAAAAGAGGATGAAAGGAAGTTGATGGATTACTGTATCTTTTGAAAGAAAATTTCCGCTGAAAATGTTTAGAAAAGAGCGGGCGATTTTGCTGGGCTTTTTCGATGAAGCCTTTGAAGTCTTTTCAACTTTGGGTTCTTCTTGCGGTTCCTTAAACTTATTCATACAAGATTTAAAATCACATTGTCAATTCTTTATTTCTTCTCCGCTATTCTGAGTTTTGCACTTCTTGCC comes from the Bacteroidota bacterium genome and includes:
- a CDS encoding transpeptidase family protein, producing MALDIRKDILWRIYLVYIFIFLIACFIIARVVKIQIGEGQYWKERQNELTLHFANIEAMRGNIFDVNGQLLATSLPYYDVAVDMSADAITDDVFEDNLDSLSLCLSNIFPDKTKPQFKHLLISAKNSGDRYYMLRENISYKELQQLKTFPLFRKGRYKGGLIYTQKGLRELPFKLLASRTIGNCRENAKPIGLEGSFNPQLTGIGGKRLVRKIAGGVEMPVNDENEVEPQDGCDIVSTLDVNIQDVAENALYQQLKKNQAGWGCVVLMEVKTGEIRAIANLSKIDTATYSENFNYAIAQSTEPGSTFKLVSLMAGMEDGYFGLSDTINTGNGIWQFLDQQVKDAHQIGLRKLSVKEVFEHSSNVGTAKLINKYYGKNPQQFIDRLNKMGINLNPELDIQGTGSPDIKSTKDKRWSAYSLPWMAFGYELRLTPLQILTFYNAVANDGVMMKPRFVREVRRQGKALKAFSPEVIHPHIASASTIQKAKEMMEGVVLEGTATNLKNADYKIAGKTGTAQIAKGGGGYGNKKGNYTQTYQASFVGYFPADNPKYSCIVVVNAPSNGIYYANAVAGPIFREISDKVYSTLLDIHSEVKETQVADTKTPAIKGGSRKDIQTVVSDLNLSANVNSSSAEYVNVVMLKDSSVVAVDNNINLSLTNNVMPNVTGMGLKDALYVLENAGLRVKIVGSGTIKKQSLKTGQKFSKGTELILELS
- a CDS encoding four helix bundle protein — protein: MQDKKEISDKGYTGLTVYQMAYRLAMEIFEITKTFPKEEKYSLTDQIRRSSRSVSVNIASGYRRRKYPKHFSSKMTDADEECTETIEWLKFSKDCQYINEEIKTNLNQQYEKVGRMLGSMADNPEKFLPKGI